The following are encoded together in the Penicillium digitatum chromosome 3, complete sequence genome:
- a CDS encoding Acetolactate synthase, small subunit, whose protein sequence is MAFRRPLTLSLGSASQLSSAAASARYRAAALPQFTSIRASSSSTSALAYKALHRRSPLPLPVSDASPQWDAPTAVSSILYETPVTPSNPPKRHILNCLVQNEPGVLSRVSGILAARGFNIDSLVVCNTEVEDLSRMTIVLQGQDGVVEQARRQLDDLVPVWAVLDYTDSALVQRELLLAKVSILGPEFFEELLQHHREITTSPDSLDHKHHSLDHTAQQYHPRHLPQSQALRHKHEHLDAITRLTHQFGGKILDISTNNCIVEVSAKPFRIDSFLKLIGPFGILESTRTGLMALPRSPLGEPSEEIEKDAADVVDASTLPPG, encoded by the exons ATGGCTTTCAGGCGCCCATTGACGCTATCTCTGGGGTCAGCGTCGCAGCTGTCATCTGCTGCCGCTAGTGCCCGGTACCGTGCGGCTGCGCTTCCTCAATTTACCTCTATTCGTGCATCGTCGAGCTCAACTTCAGCTCTTGCTTACAAGGCGTTGCACCGTCGCTCTCCTCTACCTTTGCCAGTCTCCGATGCTTCCCCTCAATGGGATGCTCCGACTGCTGTCTCCTCAATTCTCTATGAGACTCCCGTGACGCCATCCAACCCACCCAAGCGGCACATCCTGAACTGCCTCGTGCAGAACGAGCCCGGTGTGTTGTCCCGTGTGTCAGGTATCTTGGCCGCCCGCGGCTTCAACATTGACAGTCTGGTGGTGTGCAACACCGAGGTTGAGGATCTCTCGCGCATGACCATCGTGCTACAGGGCCAGGATGGTGTTGTCGAGCAGGCTCGGCGCCAGCTGGACGACCTTGTCCCCGTCTGGGCTGTGTTGGACTACACCGACTCCGCTCTTGTGCAGCGTGAGCTTCTTCTGGCTAAGGTCTCTATCCTTGGTCCTGAGTTTTTCGAGGAGCTTCTCCAGCACCACCGCGAGATCACCACCTCGCCAGACTCCCTGGACCATAAGCACCACAGCCTTGACCACACTGCCCAGCAATACCACCCCCGTCACCTTCCCCAGAGTCAGGCTCTGCGTCACAAGCACGAGCACTTGGATGCCATTACCCGCCTGACTCACCAGTTCGGTGGCAAGATTCTGGATATTAGCACTAACAACTGCATTGTCGAGGT CTCTGCCAAGCCTTTCCGTATCGACTCTTTCCTCAAGCTGATCGGTCCCTTCGGTATTCTCGAATCCACCCGGACCGGTCTGATGGCCCTTCCCCGTTCTCCTCTGGGTGAGCCCAgcgaggagatcgagaaggATGCTGCCGACGTTGTCGACGCCAGCACCCTGCCCCCTGGCTAA
- a CDS encoding Ornithine carbamoyltransferase, with product MASGLTAAARYGAQSTPTLPPTSPFAPRHLLSIADLTPTEFATLVRNAASHKRSIKSGAIPENLLGSLSGKTVAMMFNKRSTRTRVSTEAATVQMGGHPMFLGKDDIQLGVNESLYDTSVVISSMVSCIVARVAKHEDVAGLAQHSTVPVINALCDSFHPLQIIADFLTIYESFPAQAHKLSSLGLEGLKIAWVGDANNVLFDLAIGATKMGVDMAVATPKGYEIPAHMIEIIQRAGEGVTKPGKLTQTNVPEEAVKNADILVTDTWVSMGQEEETKKRMKAFEGFQITADLAKRGGAKEGWKFMHCLPRHPEEVNDEVFYSPRSLVFPEAENRLWAAIAALEGFVVNKGKIVE from the exons ATGGCTAGTGGTCTCACAGCTGCCGCCCGCTATGGCGCCCAAAGT ACACCGACTTTACCTCCCACCTCCCCCTTCGCCCCTCGTCACCTTCTCTCCATCGCAGATCTGACCCCTACGGAATTCGCCACCCTGGTCCGCAACGCTGCCTCGCACAAGCGTTCCATCAAGTCTGGAGCCATCCCGGAAAACCTACTGGGATCCCTTTCTGGCAAGACCGTGGCCATGATGTTCAACAAGCGCAGCACTCGTACCCGTGTATCCACCGAAGCCGCCACTGTTCAGATGGGTGGCCACCCCATGTTCCTCGGAAAGGATGACATCCAGCTCGGTGTCAACGAGTCTCTATACGATACCTCCGTTGTGATTTCGTCTATGGTTTCTTGTATCGTTGCGCGTGTTGCCAAGCACGAGGACGTTGCAGGTTTAGCACAGCACTCCACCGTGCCTGTGATCAATGCGCTGTGTGACTCCTTCCACCCGCTCCAGATTATCGCCGACTTCTTGACAATCTACGAGTCTTTCCCAGCTCAGGCGCACAAGCTCTCCAGCCTGGGTCTGGAGGGTCTTAAGATTGCTTGGGTTGGTGATGCGAACAACGTTCTGTTCGATCTGGCCATTGGCGCTACTAAGATGGGAGTAGACATGGCTGTTGCTACTCCTAAGGGTTATGAGATCCCTGCCCATATGATTGAAATTATCCAGCGTGCTGGCGAGGGTGTCACTAAGCCCGGCAAACTCACCCAGACCAATGTTCCGGAGGAAGCCGTGAAGAACGCCGACATCCTAGTGACGGATACCTGGGTCTCCATGGGCCAGGAGGAGGAAACCAAGAAGCGTATGAAGGCCTTTGAGGGCTTCCAAATCACTGCTGATTTGGCTAAGCGCGGTGGCGCTAAGGAAGGCTGGAAGTTCATGCACTGCCTGCCCCGCCACCCCGAGGAAGTGAATGACGAGGTCTTCTACAGCCCCCGCTCTCTAGTCTTCCCTGAAGCCGAAAATCGTTTGTGGGCGGCCATTGCTGCGTTGGAAGGCTTCGTTGTGAACAAAGGAAAAATTGTGGAGTAA
- a CDS encoding Complement C3: protein MADEARPVLDAQFGSGGASDSQPRLSHLLSTDSSQVLHHSADKSKGKLEQRISQPHSGGAAMSDAANRALLDEQSSPIERSPERTSANQHSPSFEFSSESTPLLHRREGDLIYGTEQGLSRSSSFASQNTPEDGTRKKRSHVPWPTVISLSVLTLSVLVILVLAFAAPAAVKEYAQQAAIFKPTAVSIDSTTPDGVRARIQGDFVMVSDRVKNRSVRGIGRLATWIAKEVETGPSNVEVYLPEYGNVLVGNAALPSIKLNIRNGHHTNVDFLTDLEAGDVRGIHAIAIDWIEGRLGRLNVKGKATLQLKSGLFALGTQVLTDNIIIEEHDFPALPTINLLKLNVHDANNGAMAVEVLLSSLIDSPVALTVPALGFDILVPNCSPGDPYILVADAKTRVMQVFPGQEIAVGVDGLIKQLPDELTSTCPGRESSPLDLLVSSFMQGLEMTIYVRGSDAPLPNTPAWLVDLLRSVTVPLPFTGHALDNLVKNFTMSDTHFSLPNPFAEPDSPDSQPTVSALVNVLIALPEEMNFQVEVPKVRALADVYYKEEKFGVLNISHWQDANSTLVEDQDGSSALLVEFAIKEAPLQVTDDGILAEVIQAMLFGSDAVILRVAATVDTKVSTGLGRFAVRGIPAEGIVPVKTSIGNSLDQINPRVVSLHLGNTTQSSMLVHTQANFTNPTNYSATVPFVDLLVLYNDTSVAHITAHNISVGPGNNSYVPIDLFWCPLDAAGVDGVEAGRALLSSYISGFNTTVTLKSYRNTIPSLPDLGEVFSALNITVSVPRLAIPGSPGSDDGEQKPHFIHDATFYLWSSTADFILSSPLTENNILITSIDARAFYENEEPIGRINSREPFEVPPGTSRSPRLPVDLDMGGVGYDALRKALGQSLEMDAVAKVGVLIGNYADVILYHGKGMAAKVRI, encoded by the exons ATGGCTGACGAGGCAAGGCCTGTGCTAGATGCGCAGTTTGGCTCCGGGGGAGCATCCGATAGCCAGCCTAGGCTATCACATCTATTATCAACAGACTCATCACAAGTTTTGCACCACTCTGCAGATAAATCGAAGGGTAAACTGGAGCAAAGAATATCCCAACCTCATTCAGGTGGGGCTGCGATGTCAGATGCGGCGAACCGGGCTCTGTTGGATGAGCAGTCCAGCCCTATTGAACGGTCCCCAGAAAGAACCTCCGCCAACCAGCATAGTCCATCATTTGAATTCTCATCAGAATCAACGCCTTTATTACACCGCCGTGAAGGTGACTTGATTTACGGGACCGAGCAAGGACTATCGCGATCCTCTTCATTCGCATCACAGAACACGCCCGAAGATGGCACCAGGAAGAAGCGGAGTCATGTACCATGGCCCACTGttatctctctctctgttttAACGCTCAGTGTTTTGGTGATACTGGTACTTGCGTTTGCTGCTCCGGCGGCGGTTAAAGAATATGCGCAACAAGCCGCCATCTTCAAACCGACAGCGGTATCAATCGATTCTACAACACCCGACGGCGTTCGGGCCCGAATTCAGGGTGATTTCGTCATGGTCTCAGACCGTGTGAAGAATAGGTCGGTACGAGGCATTGGCCGATTGGCGACGTGGATTGCCAAGGAAGTTGAGACTGGCCCATCGAACGTTGAAGTTTATCTCCCAGAATATGGGAATGTGCTTGTTGGAAACGCAGCGCTGCCTTCCATAAAATTGAACATTCGCAACGGTCATCATACCAATGTCGACTTCCTCACCGATCTAGAGGCTGGTGATGTTCGAGGAATCCACGCGATAGCTATTGACTGGATTGAGGGAAGATTGGGTCGCCTCAATGTGAAGGGCAAGGCGACATTGCAACTCAAATCAGGGTTGTTCGCTTTAGGAACTCAAGTTCTGACggacaacatcatcatcgaaG AACATGATTTCCCTGCTCTGCCAACAATCAACCTTCTCAAGCTAAATGTCCACGATGCAAATAATGGTGCCATGGCAGTGGAAGTCTTGCTTTCGTCTTTGATTGATTCCCCCGTCGCTCTCACTGTTCCTGCCCTCGGCTTTGACATTCTGGTGCCCAACTGTTCACCGGGAGATCCATATATTTTGGTCGCCGATGCGAAAACAAGAGTAATGCAAGTTTTCCCTGGCCAAGAAATTGCAGTCGGTGTTGATGGTCTCATCAAACAGCTCCCCGATGAATTGACCTCTACCTGCCCAGGACGGGAGAGTTCTCCTTTGGATCTTTTGGTTTCAAGCTTTATGCAAGGTCTCGAGATGACTATCTACGTTCGTGGTTCCGATGCACCATTGCCCAATACACCAGCATGGCTTGTCGATCTACTGCGCAGCGTGACTGTGCCTCTTCCATTTACGGGGCACGCGTTGGACAACCTCGTGAAGAACTTTACCATGTCCGATACACATTTCTCCCTTCCTAACCCTTTCGCAGAGCCTGATTCTCCAGACTCGCAACCCACTGTTTCTGCTCTAGTGAATGTTCTCATTGCCTTACCAGAGGAGATGAATTTTCAAGTAGAAGTCCCGAAAGTTCGTGCCCTTGCAGATGTCTACTACAAGGAAGAGAAGTTTGGCGTCTTGAATATCAGCCACTGGCAAGACGCCAACTCCACATTGGTGGAAGATCAAGATGGCTCGTCTGCACTCCTTGTAGAGTTTGCAATAAAGGAAGCACCATTACAAGTCACAGATGACGGAATTTTGGCAGAGGTTATACAAGCGATGCTTTTCGGTAGCGATGCAGTCATACTGCGGGTTGCTGCCACCGTAGACACAAAGGTCTCAACTGGTTTGGGCCGCTTCGCCGTGCGAGGGATTCCTGCGGAAGGGATTGTACCCGTGAAGA CTTCTATCGGCAACTCACTTGACCAAATCAATCCACGCGTTGTCTCATTACACCTGGGAAACACGACTCAATCGTCAATGCTGGTGCATACGCAGGCGAACTTTACTAATCCCACCAACTACTCGGCTACAGTTCCATTTGTTGACCTTCTCGTACTCTACAATGACACTTCCGTAGCCCATATCACCGCTCACAATATCTCTGTTGGGCCTGGCAACAACAGTTACGTGCCTATCGACTTGTTTTGGTGCCCGCTGGACGCAGCTGGGGTAGATGGTGTTGAGGCAGGACGGGCGTTGCTGTCATCCTATATATCTG GCTTTAACACAACAGTCACCCTCAAAAGCTATCGGAACACTATTCCATCTCTACCAGACCTTGGCGAAGTGTTCTCAGCCCTCAACATCACTGTTTCTGTCCCTCGTCTGGCTATTCCGGGATCCCCAGGTAGTGATGATGGGGAGCAGAAGCCTCATTTTATCCATGATGCTACG TTCTACCTCTGGTCTTCCACCGCAGACTTCATTCTCTCCTCGCCTCTAACAGAGAACAACATCCTAATCACCTCAATCGACGCAAGGGCTTTCTATGAGAATGAAGAGCCAATAGGCCGAATCAATAGCCGTGAACCCTTCGAAGTACCGCCTGGTACCTCCAGGAGCCCACGATTGCCAGTCGATCTTGACATGGGTGGGGTTGGATACGACGCTCTGCGCAAGGCACTCGGTCAGTCGTTGGAGATGGATGCTGTCGCTAAAGTTGGAGTGCTGATTGGGAACTATGCGGATGTCATTCTCTACCATGGGAAAGGCATGGCAGCTAAAGTGAGGATTTAG
- a CDS encoding Helicase, C-terminal: MRWVLKHTFKKNDFRPLQREVIASVIEGRDVFLQACTSFGKSLCYQLPAVLKDWGLTVVVCPLLSLMTDQVNTLKALGVSVATINSNTTHDERQRVFEDMLCGHPSTRLLYVTPELCLTENFRRRLLIVHKQGQLVRLAIDEAHCISEWGHDFRPAYKELGWFRKNLVHPTVPITALTATATPRVRSDMINILGLNLENLRMFNTPSDRPNIHYEVRYLADFAGDNNSAEDSQLQNLLRWLKGIQTRREARLGSEVALLHPMSGIVYVGTRAMAEHLASRLSSSSGEMVTAVAYHAGVEATKRAHIQSTWKSSRPVQPADGGKTPVFSIIVATNAFGMGIDNPDVRFVVHWTPPRSFESFVQESGRAGRDGRAAASLVYYGIQERSFIETMIYRDTESHRANGPENREAKLESFGKVIRYCESIRRCRHELIKEFFGDFELEEMGSQLPARQGVSVTSSSPCDFACDFCKEGRAGLAKRREKMASETQMALLYADFD, encoded by the exons ATGCGATGGGTATTGAAACATACCTTCAAAAAGAATGATTTCCG TCCACTTCAACGAGAAGTGATCGCGTCGGTCATAGAAGGACGGGATGTTTTCCTCCAAGCATGCACTTCATTTGGAAAGAGCCTGTGCTATCAGCTGCCCGCAGTTCTCAAAGATTGGGGCT TGACTGTCGTCGTCTGTCCACTTCTCTCCTTGATG ACAGATCAAGTGAACACCTTGAAAGCTCTCGGTGTTTCAGTTGCTACCATCAACTCTAATACTACGCATGACGAGAGACAACGAGTCTTCGAGGACATGCTTTGCGGTCACCCAAGCACACGCCTGCTCTATGTCACGCCGGAGTTGTGCCTAACCGAAAACTTCCGCCGCCGCCTGCTCATAGTTCACAAGCAAGGTCAGCTCGTCCGCCTGGCCATTGATGAGGCGCATTGCATTAGTGAATGGGGCCATGATTTCCGGCCAGCTTACAAAGAGCTGGGCTGGTTCAGAAAGAACCTTGTCCATCCAACAGTTCCAATAACTGCCTTGACAGCTACTGCAACGCCCCGAGTTCGCTCGGACATGATCAACATATTAGGGTTGAATCTTGAAAACCTCCGCATGTTCAATACTCCGTCTGACCGGCCAAACATTCACTACGAAGTACGGTATCTTGCAGACTTCGCTGGTGACAATAATAGTGCAGAAGACAGCCAGCTGCAAAATCTGCTCAGATGGCTTAAGGGCATCCAAACCCGACGAGAGGCCCGACTTGGCAGCGAAGTGGCACTGCTCCATCCAATGTCAGGAATCGTATACGTAGGAACCCGAGCTATGGCCGAGCATCTTGCCAGCCGTCTatcctcctcctcgggcGAGATGGTCACGGCGGTGGCATACCACGCTGGCGTGGAAGCCACCAAGCGCGCGCACATACAATCAACGTGGAAGTCATCTCGGCCAGTCCAGCCAGCTGATGGGGGGAAGACACCCGTTTTCTCCATTATTGTGGCAACCAACGCCTTCGGGATGGGCATTGATAACCCAGATGTCCGTTTTGTCGTCCATTGGACGCCACCACGAAGCTTTGAGAGCTTCGTGCAAGAATCAGGCCGTGCAGGTCGAGACGGCCGCGCCGCTGCTTCGCTTGTCTACTACGGAATTCAAGAGAGGAGCTTCATAGAGACGATGATCTACCGTGATACGGAATCTCACCGTGCGAATGGCCCCGAAAATCGAGAGGCCAAGCTTGAAAGCTTTGGCAAAGTCATTCGGTACTGTGAGAGTATTAGGAGGTGCAGACATGAACTGATCAAGGAGTTCTTTGGTGATTTCGAGTTAGAGGAGATGGGGTCACAACTGCCGGCCAGGCAGGGTGTGTCTGTTACAAGCTCATCCCCTTGCGACTTCGCCTGCGACTTTTGCAAAGAGGGTCGTGCCGGATTGGCGAAGAGACGGGAGAAAATGGCATCTGAGACCCAGATGGCTCTCCTATACGCGGATTTTGACTGA
- a CDS encoding Pentatricopeptide repeat protein: MPPSKPPSHTSSVRRLCPRRPRPSVASIADIFVGSLVLASFCHEHSPNRRGFSTVAWGASDHNLQKFQSKGTTSRRQLPPQRPPEYSSSRFYLSQSKRFISNGLARTNDENKEEYDIETESQEEMETDNDYIPLWPATNGDAESQTHRERFDFTYDFDRRIEIKERTKTDIDLKLPDRYPRQSFPSWLHPEKEKHLSTSKLYERSLRDYNWEEAVNAVVPYSRYTKTYKDESHDQMEIHSVEKLVRTLWEEPNPSTQYLFRLYRDIPAPGVALLSKRTRGALLRLFAHPRDRRWVDARRYLALVDDMVTARLPLSRSLWSSAIHLSGRANGRVLKRDLIRAVGMWQKMEHIAGVKADEVVFNILFDIAIKAGAFKVADRLEEEMTERGLSFSRCGKTSKIYYFGMMRDVEGIRETFDDFVKSGEIVDTVVMNCLIASFLRAGDTQTAEQLYARMLEKQSCNNKRLLHSDDGSHDGGSNLSYDMPQYRERSRKLGRVLKKSSALKEKFPEYHRALQDSLSIAPDTRTFYIFLRHYAYNTGQLDSFMAVMRDMEKTFVVPPRAIIYLFLFEGFALHGRRKKQWSAENLRLTWHAYIRALRDSNARLRGLNLNNRKMKWENPLAKSVTLDVEEPPVTDSPNGLYMALPTEDTVGYPGEFEKTAEGSAMDDSQDNEQDAKPELDENEDETTEIEELDVDEVFNPRLQFPGEAEQEELWDPEQRLENGLFVGRRMITIILQAFGTCCGPKEVLEVWLQLERLWHPQQRKAIDVFAVKEELDKQMSRDPHRSR; this comes from the coding sequence ATGCCTCCCTCGAAACCCCCTTCTCACACCTCTTCGGTTCGAAGACTTTGTCCCCGCCGTCCTCGCCCATCCGTCGCGTCAATAGCAGATATTTTTGTCGGCTCGCTGGTTCTGGCAAGCTTCTGCCACGAACACTCGCCAAATCGTCGGGGGTTTTCGACTGTAGCCTGGGGTGCCTCAGATCATAATCTTCAAAAATTTCAGAGCAAAGGCACCACTAGTCGCAGGCAGCTACCACCCCAGCGACCACCAGAGTATTCAAGCTCAAGGTTTTATCTGTCGCAATCGAAGAGATTTATCAGTAACGGATTGGCACGTACGAATGATGAAAATAAAGAGGAGTATGATATTGAGACCGAGTCCCAGGAGGAGATGGAGACAGACAACGACTATATTCCATTGTGGCCAGCAACGAATGGGGACGCTGAATCACAAACCCACCGTGAAAGATTTGATTTCACATACGATTTCGACCGCAGAATAGAGATTAAAGAACGCACTAAAACCGACATCGATCTCAAATTGCCAGACAGGTACCCCCGCCAATCCTTCCCGTCATGGCTGCATCCCGAAAAGGAGAAACACCTATCTACCTCAAAACTGTACGAAAGGTCATTGAGAGATTATAACTGGGAAGAAGCAGTGAATGCTGTTGTGCCATACTCACGTTACACAAAGACTTACAAAGACGAGTCGCACGATCAAATGGAAATCCACTCTGTTGAGAAGCTTGTCAGAACATTGTGGGAAGAGCCAAACCCGTCCACTCAATACCTGTTCCGATTATACAGAGATATTCCTGCCCCGGGGGTAGCTTTGCTTTCGAAACGCACACGCGGTGCTCTTTTGCGTTTGTTCGCACATCCTCGAGATCGACGATGGGTAGATGCCCGTCGCTACCTTGCATTGGTAGATGACATGGTAACTGCTCGCCTGCCTCTATCTCGGTCGCTTTGGTCTTCTGCGATACATCTTTCCGGCCGAGCCAATGGCAGGGTATTGAAACGGGATCTTATCCGAGCTGTGGGCATGTGGCAGAAGATGGAGCATATCGCTGGAGTGAAGGCTGACGAGGTGGTATTCAATATTCTATTTGACATCGCAATCAAAGCTGGCGCATTCAAAGTTGCCGATCGCCTGGAGGAGGAAATGACTGAACGGGGCCTGAGCTTTTCGCGCTGTGGAAAGACTTCTAAGATCTATTATTTTGGAATGATGCGCGATGTTGAAGGTATTCGAGAGACTTTTGACGACTTTGTGAAGTCAGGCGAGATCGTCGACACAGTTGTCATGAACTGTCTCATTGCCTCTTTCCTCCGGGCAGGCGACACCCAAACTGCCGAGCAGCTCTACGCACGCATGCTGGAGAAACAATCATGCAACAACAAACGCCTTTTGCATTCGGACGATGGATCCCACGATGGCGGGTCAAATCTGAGCTATGACATGCCCCAATATCGGGAAAGATCCCGGAAGTTGGGCCGCGTATTGAAGAAGTCATCAGCACTCAAGGAGAAGTTTCCGGAATACCACCGTGCTCTCCAGGATTCTCTCTCCATCGCACCCGATACGCGAACTTTTTACATCTTCCTACGACACTACGCCTACAACACTGGCCAGCTCGATAGCTTCATGGCTGTCATGCGTGACATGGAGAAGACCTTTGTCGTCCCACCACGTGCTATAATCTATCTGTTCCTCTTTGAAGGGTTCGCTCTTCATGGTCGGAGGAAAAAACAATGGAGCGCGGAAAACCTTCGGCTGACATGGCATGCATACATCCGGGCTTTGCGCGACTCGAATGCAAGACTCCGGGGGTTGAATCTGAACAACCGAAAGATGAAGTGGGAGAATCCACTGGCTAAGAGCGTGACACTCGACGTCGAGGAGCCACCGGTTACCGACTCTCCCAACGGGCTGTACATGGCTTTGCCAACAGAAGACACAGTTGGTTATCCAGGGGAATTTGAAAAAACCGCAGAGGGTTCTGCCATGGATGATTCGCAAGACAATGAACAAGACGCGAAGCCTGAGCTGGATGAAAACGAAGATGAAACCACGGAAATAGAGGAACTTGATGTAGATGAGGTCTTCAACCCTCGTTTGCAATTTCCCGGCGAAGCGGAGCAAGAAGAACTTTGGGACCCCGAACAGCGTCTCGAAAATGGTCTATTTGTTGGACGTCGAATGATCACCATTATCCTGCAGGCATTTGGAACGTGCTGTGGCCCCAAAGAGGTCCTCGAGGTTTGGTTGCAACTTGAGCGGCTTTGGCATCCACAGCAGCGCAAAGCGATTGATGTTTTTGCTGTCAAGGAAGAGCTTGACAAACAGATGTCCAGGGATCCGCATCGCAGCCGCTGA
- a CDS encoding K Homology domain, type 1 yields MADDEHRVKRSRFDQTEAEPRRSRFDRRSRSPSNRQSESARTRSPLSRSPGAETPAKPSAVDPAAAAAAAAAKINAQLQAKKGIQHVDVPPIRSADNATENSQSPAAEGAAKLNAEIYVADGDYIKDIEINDLRNRYTLTKGSTQKMIQDETGADVTTRGNYYPDKNMATAASPPLYLHVTSTNKEGLEKAVAMINDLMQKELPNLVDERRFRRREPEQQVERDEYGRRKWPDERIPIDLEPIPGFNLRAQVVGQGGAYVKHIQQKTRCRVQIKGRGSGFIESSTGRESDEAMFLHVAGPDANDVQQAKELCEDLLTNVKEQYQRFKENPPQHNYGGYRGGDRGDRGDRYQGGGGGGSGYGGGYNNRQQHNTSSASPAGQATAAASPSAAATPTAADYSAQYAQYYGTADPYAAYGGYQNYVAYYQYYQQMAAAQQQADGSAPPSAPASEAPPPPPSSGSPPPPPPGAGGSYNAVPPPPGL; encoded by the exons ATGGCGGACGATGAGCACCGAGTTAAGcggtctcgttttgaccaAACTGAGGCTGAGCCTCGGCGATCCCGCTTTGACCGACGCTCTCGATCCCCGTCTAACAGACAGTCAGAGTCGGCCCGCACTCGCAGCCCGCTGAGTCGCAGCCCTGGCGCAGAGACTCCAGCGAAGCCATCTGCAGTAGATCCGGCCGCCGCCGCAG cagcagcagcagccaagATCAATGCGCAGCTCCAGGCGAAAAAGGGCATTCAACACGTTGATGTCCCTCCTATCCGTTCT GCCGACAACGCGACAGAGAATTCCCAGTCGCCCGCCGCCGAGGGCGCCGCGAAACTGAACGCCGAAATCTATGTCGCAGATGGAGACTACATCAAAGATATTGAGATCAACGATCTGCGCAATCGCTACACTCTGACGAAGGGATCTACTCAGAAGATG ATTCAAGATGAAACCGGCGCCG ATGTGACAACCCGAGGCAATTATTACCCCGACAAGAACATGGCGACTGCTGCA AGCCCTCCCCTTTACCTTCATGTGACCAGCACCAATAAGGAGGGTTTAGAGAAAGCAGTGGCTATGATTAATGACCTGATGCAAAAAGAACTCCCGAACCTGGTTGATGAGCGACGTTTCCGCCGCCGTGAACCCGAGCAACAGGTGGAGCGGGATGAGTATGGCCGT CGCAAATGGCCGGATGAGCGCATCCCCATCGATCTTGAGCCGATTCCTGGTTTCAACCTACGTGCTCAAGTCGTTGGACAGGGCGGTGCCTATGTGAAGCACATCCAACAAAAGACTCGTTGCCGTGTTCAGATCAAGGGCCGCGGCTCTGGCTTCATTGAATCGAGCACTGGTCGTGAAAGTGACGAGGCGATGTTCCTCCATGTGGC TGGCCCTGACGCCAACGATGTTCAGCAAGCAAAGGAGCTTTGCGAGGACCTTCTAACCAATGTCAAGGAACAATACCAGCGTTTCAAGGAGAACCCACCTCAGCATAACTACGGCGGATACCGCGGTGGTGATCGTGGAGATCGTGGAGATCGCTACCaaggtggaggtggtggcGGTAGTGGATACGGCGGTGGCTACAACAATCGCCAGCAGCATAATACTTCCTCTGCTAGCCCTGCAGGCCAGGCTACTGCTGCTGCTTCCCCGAGCGCTGCTGCCACCCCCACTGCCGCTGACTACAGTGCCCAGTACGCCCAATACTACGGCACTGCCGACCCATATGCTGCCTACGGTGGATACCAGAACTACGTCGCATACTACCAGTACTATCAGCAAATGGCTGCCGCCCAGCAGCAAGCAGATGGCAGTGCCCCGCCTTCCGCTCCGGCTAGCGAGGCTCCTCCTCCACCTCCCAGCTCGGGATCCCCGCCGCCTCCGCCTCCTGGTGCAGGTGGCAGCTACAACGCG GTCCCCCCACCACCTGGCCTCTAA